From one Acidobacteriota bacterium genomic stretch:
- a CDS encoding SCO family protein, producing the protein MAGRAAKAALACAVLCAPLFAQVAGYGDKQTGENSGDQLPQVLQRVGVTQKLNQPLPLDAEFLDETGKTVRLGDYFGKRPAIVTLVYFNCPMLCSEEMDGLASALEMVKLTPGKDFDVIVVSIDPSDTPEAAAKKKEFYLKRYGRPETAAGWHYLTGQRPSIDQVTEAVGFGYVRVPGPDGKLTQFAHASSIEIATTDGKLAQYYLGVEYSPKDILLGLIEASDNKIGSPVANILTYCYHYDPHANKHSLRIARVVQLGGMVTMAGLGGFIFLMFRKDAKLGRDHDLTKKENG; encoded by the coding sequence ATGGCAGGAAGAGCGGCGAAAGCTGCCCTGGCCTGCGCTGTCTTGTGTGCTCCTCTGTTTGCGCAGGTCGCAGGTTACGGTGACAAGCAGACGGGCGAGAACTCCGGCGACCAGCTACCGCAGGTGCTGCAGCGCGTCGGCGTAACGCAGAAGCTGAATCAGCCGCTTCCTCTTGATGCCGAGTTTCTGGATGAGACGGGCAAGACGGTCAGGCTGGGAGACTACTTTGGAAAGCGTCCCGCGATCGTGACGCTGGTCTACTTCAACTGTCCGATGCTGTGCTCGGAGGAGATGGACGGTCTTGCCAGCGCACTGGAGATGGTGAAGCTGACGCCGGGCAAGGACTTCGACGTCATCGTCGTCTCGATCGACCCGAGTGATACGCCCGAGGCCGCCGCTAAGAAGAAGGAGTTCTACCTGAAGCGCTATGGGCGGCCGGAGACGGCGGCCGGGTGGCACTACCTGACCGGGCAGCGTCCTTCGATCGACCAGGTAACGGAAGCGGTTGGCTTTGGCTATGTGCGCGTTCCGGGGCCGGACGGCAAGCTGACGCAGTTCGCCCACGCCAGCTCGATTGAGATTGCGACGACCGACGGCAAGCTGGCGCAGTACTACCTCGGCGTGGAGTACTCGCCGAAGGACATTCTGCTGGGGCTGATTGAGGCCTCGGACAACAAGATTGGATCTCCGGTAGCGAACATCCTGACCTATTGCTATCACTACGACCCGCACGCCAATAAACACTCGCTGCGGATCGCCCGCGTTGTGCAACTGGGCGGTATGGTCACGATGGCGGGTCTGGGAGGCTTTATCTTCCTGATGTTCCGCAAGGACGCGAAGCTCGGACGAGACCACGATTTGACGAAGAAAGAGAATGGATAA
- the coxB gene encoding cytochrome c oxidase subunit II has translation MHISPVLWQFLMKWLTNSALFPREASTIAPYADALYFFLLLITVVGLALVGTLVFGFALRYRKDRNPVATQVEGSTLLEATWTIIPLALFLIVFVWGALLYFRIYNPPPNAMNIYVVGKQWMWKAEHPGGQHEINALHVPTGQPVQLTMISQDVFHSFSIPDFRVKREVIPGRYSTVWFEATTPGTYHIFCTQYCGTNHSAMIGEVTVLTPEDYKKWTEGSTSGMSLAQNGERLFASMGCNACHSGNAAARGPSLAGVYGSKLKLANGSEVLVNEAYLRDAILNPSQHVTAGYAPIMPTYQGQISEEGLIDLVEYLKSLKTNYRVQQTLTTSESNNQAAPATPEVVKP, from the coding sequence ATGCATATCAGTCCCGTACTGTGGCAATTCCTGATGAAGTGGCTGACGAACTCCGCGCTGTTTCCGCGCGAGGCGTCTACGATCGCGCCGTATGCCGACGCGCTCTACTTCTTTCTCCTGTTGATTACGGTTGTCGGCCTCGCGCTGGTGGGTACGCTTGTCTTCGGCTTTGCACTGCGGTATCGCAAGGACCGCAACCCCGTTGCAACGCAGGTGGAAGGCTCGACCCTGCTTGAGGCGACGTGGACGATCATTCCGTTGGCACTGTTCCTCATCGTCTTCGTGTGGGGCGCTCTGCTGTACTTCCGCATCTACAACCCGCCGCCCAATGCGATGAACATCTATGTCGTCGGCAAGCAGTGGATGTGGAAGGCCGAGCATCCAGGCGGACAGCATGAGATCAACGCGCTGCACGTTCCTACGGGGCAGCCCGTTCAGTTGACGATGATCTCGCAGGACGTCTTCCACAGCTTCTCGATCCCGGACTTCCGCGTGAAGCGCGAGGTCATCCCGGGCCGCTACTCAACGGTGTGGTTTGAGGCGACGACGCCGGGAACGTACCACATCTTCTGCACGCAGTACTGCGGCACGAACCACTCGGCGATGATCGGCGAGGTCACGGTGCTGACGCCCGAGGACTACAAGAAGTGGACGGAGGGCTCGACCAGCGGCATGTCGCTGGCTCAGAACGGCGAACGACTCTTTGCCAGCATGGGCTGCAATGCCTGCCACTCCGGCAACGCGGCTGCTCGCGGACCGAGTCTTGCTGGCGTCTATGGATCGAAGCTGAAGCTGGCGAACGGGTCTGAGGTTCTCGTCAACGAGGCCTATCTCCGCGATGCGATTCTGAATCCTTCGCAGCACGTTACGGCGGGCTATGCCCCCATCATGCCCACCTACCAGGGGCAGATCAGCGAAGAGGGTCTGATCGATCTGGTGGAGTATCTGAAGTCCCTGAAAACCAACTATCGTGTCCAGCAGACGCTGACCACGTCGGAGTCGAATAACCAGGCGGCTCCCGCAACACCAGAGGTGGTGAAACCATGA
- a CDS encoding cbb3-type cytochrome c oxidase subunit I: MSATSSTIVNLPDQKTATLPKKNYINAEDGLLSWLLTGDHKRIAMLYLVSITFFFFIGGAFAGLIRLELLTPQPDLVASDTYNKLFSMHGIIMVFLFLVPSVPATIGNFVIPIMIGAKDLAFPKVNLLSWYLYMIGGLFTMAALVLGGVDTGWTFTTPLSTHYLNTHVVTAGLGVFIIGFSSIFTGLNFIVTIHRMRAPGMTWFRLPLFVWSNYAASILMVLGTPVLAITLVLVVLERTIHIGVFDPTLGGDPLLFQHLFWFYSHPAVYIMILPGMGVISEIISTFSRKRVFGYSAVAFSSVAIAIFGFFVWAHHMFIMGVSNYSALVFSLLTMLVAVPSAIKVFNWSFTMQKGSITFETPMMYAFGFLGLFTIGGMTGVFLGALGMDIHLTETYFIVAHFHFVMVGGMLMAFLAGVHFWWPKMTGRMYPESLSKLAAVTTFIGFNLTFLPQFILGYLGMPRRYHSYPPEFQVLNVLSTAGATVLGIGYMLPMIYLAWSLKYGAIAGNNPWQATGLEWQIQSPPLTENFVETPVIDYEAYDYEWLAHKTEQEVTTVG, encoded by the coding sequence ATGAGCGCAACCAGTTCAACCATCGTCAATCTCCCTGACCAGAAGACGGCCACGCTTCCGAAGAAGAACTATATCAATGCGGAAGACGGTCTGCTGAGCTGGCTGCTCACGGGCGATCACAAGCGTATCGCGATGCTGTACCTGGTCTCGATCACGTTCTTCTTCTTTATCGGCGGCGCGTTCGCCGGCCTGATCCGACTGGAGTTGCTGACGCCGCAGCCCGATCTGGTGGCTTCGGACACGTACAACAAGCTCTTCTCCATGCACGGCATCATCATGGTCTTCCTGTTCCTGGTGCCCTCGGTGCCGGCGACCATCGGAAACTTCGTGATCCCGATCATGATCGGCGCCAAGGACCTTGCGTTCCCGAAGGTCAATTTGCTGAGCTGGTACCTGTACATGATCGGCGGCCTGTTCACGATGGCTGCGCTGGTGCTTGGCGGAGTCGATACCGGATGGACCTTCACCACGCCGCTCTCGACCCACTACCTGAACACGCATGTGGTCACGGCGGGTCTGGGAGTCTTCATCATCGGGTTCTCGTCGATCTTTACCGGCCTGAACTTCATCGTCACGATCCACCGCATGCGCGCTCCGGGCATGACCTGGTTCCGCTTGCCGCTGTTCGTCTGGTCGAACTATGCGGCCTCGATCCTGATGGTGCTGGGAACCCCGGTTCTGGCGATCACGCTGGTGCTCGTGGTGCTTGAGCGCACGATCCACATCGGCGTCTTCGACCCGACGCTGGGCGGCGACCCTCTACTCTTCCAGCATCTCTTCTGGTTCTACTCGCACCCTGCCGTGTACATCATGATTCTTCCCGGCATGGGCGTCATCTCGGAGATCATCTCGACCTTCAGCCGCAAGCGCGTCTTCGGCTACTCGGCGGTTGCGTTCTCCTCGGTGGCGATTGCGATCTTCGGCTTCTTCGTCTGGGCGCACCACATGTTCATCATGGGCGTGTCGAACTACTCGGCGCTGGTCTTCTCGCTGCTGACCATGCTCGTTGCGGTTCCTTCTGCGATCAAGGTCTTCAACTGGTCGTTCACCATGCAGAAGGGCTCGATCACCTTCGAGACCCCGATGATGTATGCCTTCGGCTTCCTCGGCCTGTTCACCATCGGCGGCATGACGGGCGTCTTCCTCGGCGCTCTGGGCATGGACATCCATCTGACCGAGACCTACTTCATCGTGGCGCACTTCCACTTCGTGATGGTGGGAGGCATGCTGATGGCGTTCCTCGCAGGCGTCCACTTCTGGTGGCCGAAGATGACGGGCCGCATGTATCCGGAGTCGCTGTCGAAGCTGGCTGCGGTGACGACCTTCATCGGCTTCAACCTGACCTTCCTGCCGCAGTTCATCCTGGGCTACCTCGGCATGCCGCGCCGGTATCACTCGTATCCGCCGGAGTTCCAGGTGCTGAACGTACTCTCGACCGCAGGAGCGACGGTGCTTGGCATTGGCTACATGCTCCCGATGATCTACCTGGCCTGGTCGCTGAAGTATGGCGCGATCGCGGGCAACAATCCCTGGCAGGCGACGGGCCTCGAGTGGCAGATTCAGTCGCCGCCGCTGACCGAGAACTTTGTTGAAACGCCCGTGATCGACTACGAGGCTTACGACTACGAGTGGCTTGCCCACAAGACGGAACAAGAGGTGACGACCGTTGGATAA